GCATCTTGGCGAGCATCTTCGCGCGGGACTGGGCCTGTTTCGCAGTTGACGCACGAGCGCTGTTCCGAGCGATGTAGTCCTGCAAACGTGCGCGCTGCGCGTCCTGAGTCGCCTGTGCGGCTGCGATCTGGGCGGCGCGCTCTGCGCGCTGCCGCTCGAAGCTGTCATAGCCTCCCGAGTAAAGCGTGATCTTGCCCCGCTCCAAGTGCAGGATCGTGTCCACGACATTGTTGAGTAGATCCCGCTCGTGGCTGATGACGACAAGTGTTCCGGCATAGCTCTTGAGGAAGTTTTCGAGCCACAGCGTGGCTTCCAGGTCGAGGTGGTTCGACGGCTCATCGAGCAGCAACAGGTCCGGCTTCGAAAACAACAGCGCGGCTAGCGCCACGCGCATCCGCCAGCCGCCCGAATAGCTGTCCAGGGGACGGCCTTGCATCTCTTCGTCGAAGCCGAGCCCAAGGAGAATACGCGCGGCTCGTGCCGGAGCCGTGTAAGCATCGATTGCTAACAGGCGATCGTGGATGTCTCCAAGCCGATGCGGATCGCTGCAACTTTCAGCCTCAGCCATGAGACATGCCCGTTCGCTGTCTGCTGCAAGCACCGTCTCGAACGGAGTTGCGACGCCGGCGGGAGCCTCTTGGGCGATATAGCCCAGACGTGTCCGGCGAGGCATTTCGATGGATCCCTCGTCGGGGTCGATCAAGCCAATGATCGCCTTCATCAAGGTCGACTTGCCCGCACCATTGCGACCGATCAGGCCAACATGGGTCCCGGGTGGGATGGCCGCAGAAGCGCGATCAAGTATCGTGCGTCCGCCGAGGCGAACCGTCAGCCCGTTGATTTTCAGCATGGCGGCGCCTTAGCAGGCAATTTTGTCCATCCAAAGGCGTGTGATCAGTTGGCAGGTCGAAACAAGCGACAGCGCCCTTACAAGAGCCTATGACCTCTCTTCGAGGCAACGCCGGGAACGCGCTTCGGTGGTGCCAGTAGGACACCGCAGGCTTACTCCCGAGCAACGCCTAGATGCCCCTGCGAAGTGGACGGGGGAACTGACGGAAGCTTTTTGAAATCCTATGGAAGCCCTGAACTCAACGCTGCCCCAGCTTGGATGGCAGCCGTTCTTTAGCGGGCAGCTATCTGCCGACGAGGCTCGGGGGTGCCGGCCTGTTCGAGTAATGTCCGTCCATCGCGGAATGGTGACTGTCGCGGGCGAAGGGTTCGAAGACTCAATCTCCTCTGTCATCTCGGCGCCAAAAGGACCCGAAGACCGACCAACGGTGGGTGACTGGCTCCTTGTTGACGCGAGCAGCCGGAACCTTGTGCGCATTCTTGATCGAACCAGCTTGTTCAAGCGTTTAGCTCCAGGCGATGACCGTCGGCTCCAGCTCATCGCTGCAAACGTCGATACGCTCTTTGTCGTCACATCATGCAACCAGGACTTCAACGTGGCGCGCATCGAACGCTATCTGGTTCTCGCACGTGAGGTTGGGGTGCGGCCAATCGTGGTTCTCACCAAGGCCGACCTTTCAACGACATCCGGATTATTCCTTGAAGCGGCGCAGGCGCTCCAGGCCGGACTGCAAGTCCAGTTGGTCAACGCACGCGATCCTGAGAGCGTCTCGGACCTCAGTGCCTTCTGCAAGTTTGGCGAAACGATTGCTCTCGTGGGGTCATCCGGGGTCGGGAAATCAACTCTCGTCAACACCCTGAAGGGAACCGATGACATCGCAACGCAGCCCGTCCGGGAGAGCGACGGGAAAGGGCTGCACACGACAACAGTTCGCCAGATGCACCGCATTAGCATCGGCCCACAGGGGGGCGGCTGGCTTGTCGACACACCTGGCATGCGTGAGCTAAAGATGTCCGAAGTGTCCGCCGGCGTTGCCGAACTCTTTGACGACATAGTCGCGCTATCACTCGAATGCCGCTTCTCGAACTGCACGCATGCAGGAGAGCCAGATTGCGCCATCCGGGCCGCAATTGCGCAAGGGACGCTCGAACATGACCGCTTCGCAAGGTGGCAAAAATTGGCCGCGGAGGACGAGGTGAACTCTGATAACGCGATGCTCAGCCGCGGTCGGCAGAGGAAAGTCAGGAGGAAATCCTGAGTGGCTGATCTGTACCTCAAGAGTTTGGAAGCGGAACGCAGGAAACTGTGGGCCGAATGTCGGCTGAAGGGCCTCGCCAAGGGCACACCCCAGCGGCTCCGCATAGAAGAGCTCGACGGGCTACTGATGGAGCATCGGGCAAAGTCCGCTTGCTAACCCGTTGCCAATGTGGCGACGGTCAGGTCCCCAGCCCGACGCGGACCTGACTGGGCCAGTGCGTAACTGCGGGAACCGGGCCGCCTAAGGACTCGTTCTCATTCGGTGCCCTACTTCAACTTCCAAGTTCGCACGGAAACTCATGTCCTCTTGACCGAGGGCGCGGAGCTGAGCGGCGTCGATCAGGCGAGGATCGAAGCGGCATGCCGTGTCGGCGACCTCCTGAAAGATCACGCGGGGCGAATCTGGGTTGACGAGGAATGGGAGATGAACGTCACTGACGACAAGGGACTGATCCTCTTCGTACTCCAAGTATCAGCCGCCAAGACATCCGCGACTTCCTTAGTTCGTCCCGTCGAAGCAAGTAGCTAAGCGCCGCCTACGGCCTTCGATCGACTGTTATTGAAGCCCACACGCCGTTCATCTTCAATCGCTCCATTTCGCATAGGAGCTTATAGTTTGCGGGAGCGTGATGCGAGTCGACTGACGCGCTTAACGCTAGCAGGCCATGCCTGAAGGCAGGAATTAGACGTTGATCGACCAAGGTTCAGTTGAGATGGGCGATCCACGCCCTGTCCTGTGGGACGGGGGCGAGGCCGGGGCATTAATGCGCTCGCTCGATTGGTCGCACTCGCCGCTCGGCCAGCCGGCAGATTGGCCGCAACCCCTGCGCTCTGTCGTCAGCCTGATGCTCGGGTCCAAGTTTCCTATGTTCGTGGCTTGGGGACCCGAACTCGGCTTTCTCTACAACGATGCATACGCCGTCATCCTAGGCGCAAAGCACCCAGAGGCGATGGGGGCTCGCTTTAAGGACGTCTGGAGCGAAATCTGGGAAGACGTGGGGCCGCTTGCTCACCGCGCGCTAAACGGCGAGGCGACTTGGCTGGAGGACCTTCCGCTGGTCATGAACCGCAAGGGTTTCGACGAGCAAACCTGGTTCACCTTCTCATACTCCCCTGTTCGCGATGATGCTGGCCAGATCGCGGGCATGTTTTGTGCTGTGGCTGAGACCACCGACAAGATCGTTGCCCAGCGGCGCCTTGCCGATGAGGCTGAGCGGCAACGACGACTATTCGAACGAGCACCCGGATTTATCACCGTTCTCACGGGACCCGATCACCGATTCGATTTCGTCAACGAAGCCTATGCTCGCCTGTTTGGGCAGCGCCAATTCCTGGGACGAACTGTCCGTGAAGTTTTTCCAGAGCTGGAAGGACAAGGCTATTTCGAGTGGCTCGATGGCGTTTATGCGACAGGTGAGCGCTTCGTTGCGCAGACCGCCCCAGCTATGCTTCAGCTTGAGCCCGACGCGCCTCCGGTACAACGCTTTCTCGACTTCATCTATGAGCCGGTCGTCGATGAGCAGGGTCAGGTAACCGGCATTTTCTGTGAGGGTCACGATGTCACGGAGCGAATGGCTGCCGAGACCGAATTGCGCGAACTTGCGGAAACTCTTGAACATCGCGTTGCCGAGCGAACGTCAGAGCTCGAACAAGCACAGGAAGCGCTTCGCCAATCGCAGAAGCTCGAAGCCATGGGGCAGCTCACGGGCGGAGTCGCTCACGACTTCAACAACCTTCTGACCCCCATCACGGGTACGCTCGACCTCCTCCAACGGCGCAACTTTGGCGACGAACGCACGCAGCGGCAGATAGCCGGCGCCCTTGCATCGGCCGAACGGGCGAAGGTCCTTGTACAGCGTTTGC
This portion of the Sphingomonas limnosediminicola genome encodes:
- a CDS encoding DUF6894 family protein, whose protein sequence is MPYFNFQVRTETHVLLTEGAELSGVDQARIEAACRVGDLLKDHAGRIWVDEEWEMNVTDDKGLILFVLQVSAAKTSATSLVRPVEASS
- a CDS encoding hybrid sensor histidine kinase/response regulator: MIDQGSVEMGDPRPVLWDGGEAGALMRSLDWSHSPLGQPADWPQPLRSVVSLMLGSKFPMFVAWGPELGFLYNDAYAVILGAKHPEAMGARFKDVWSEIWEDVGPLAHRALNGEATWLEDLPLVMNRKGFDEQTWFTFSYSPVRDDAGQIAGMFCAVAETTDKIVAQRRLADEAERQRRLFERAPGFITVLTGPDHRFDFVNEAYARLFGQRQFLGRTVREVFPELEGQGYFEWLDGVYATGERFVAQTAPAMLQLEPDAPPVQRFLDFIYEPVVDEQGQVTGIFCEGHDVTERMAAETELRELAETLEHRVAERTSELEQAQEALRQSQKLEAMGQLTGGVAHDFNNLLTPITGTLDLLQRRNFGDERTQRQIAGALASAERAKVLVQRLLAFARRQPLQLAGVDIVRLVGEIADLIASTSGPKIKVELDLANDSSAAFADANQLEMALLNLAVNARDAMPDGGLLTIAVNKVVIGAGHRSKLATGEYVRLAVSDTGVGMDEETLVRAIEPFFSTKGIGQGTGLGLSMVHGLALQLGGALTLASRSGVGTTAELWLRAAPSAAAPSLSRTHGADDDLQVGTVLLVDDEELVRESTADMLSDMGFNVIQARSAECAMKLISEGLQPDLVVTDHLMPGMSGTDLAFAMREKWPGKPVLIVSGYAETAGMDPNLPRLTKPFRRRDLAAAISLCTATAAA
- the rsgA gene encoding ribosome small subunit-dependent GTPase A, producing MRILDRTSLFKRLAPGDDRRLQLIAANVDTLFVVTSCNQDFNVARIERYLVLAREVGVRPIVVLTKADLSTTSGLFLEAAQALQAGLQVQLVNARDPESVSDLSAFCKFGETIALVGSSGVGKSTLVNTLKGTDDIATQPVRESDGKGLHTTTVRQMHRISIGPQGGGWLVDTPGMRELKMSEVSAGVAELFDDIVALSLECRFSNCTHAGEPDCAIRAAIAQGTLEHDRFARWQKLAAEDEVNSDNAMLSRGRQRKVRRKS